One genomic segment of Hordeum vulgare subsp. vulgare chromosome 2H, MorexV3_pseudomolecules_assembly, whole genome shotgun sequence includes these proteins:
- the LOC123430668 gene encoding branched-chain amino acid aminotransferase 2, chloroplastic-like: MSTSRRHVRRSCVPQPPPRDSFSSYVSPPPCRVVNQPTPAHRRPPAPARRTDMELRLRASASPASASPRGTVVSPCPRPYPRLPSRPIQKRLAGSAVPRRGPAARRRPCSTLMTASYNTGTPDLVDFDWETLGFQLVPTDFMYIMKCSSDGVFTKGELVPYGPIELNPAAAVLNYGQGLLEGLRAHRKEDGSVIVFRPEENALRMRIGADRLCMPAPSVEQFLSGVKQTILANKRWVPPTGKGSLYIRPLLIGSGAMLGVAPAPEYTFVVYVCPVGHYFKDGLSPISLLTEEEYHRAAPGGTGDIKTIGNYASVVSAQRRAKEKGHSDVLYLDPVHKKFVEEVSSCNIFMVKDNVISTPLLTGTILPGITRRSIIEIARNLGIQVEERLIAIDELLDADEVFCTGTAVVLSPVGCIVYHGRRVEYGNGKVGAVSQQLYSALTAIQKGLAEDSMGWSVQLN, encoded by the exons ATGTCAACAAGCCGCCGGCACGTTCGCCGTTCGTGCGTCCCGCAGCCGCCACCCCGCGACTCCTTCTCCTCATATGTATCTCCCCCACCTTGCCGAGTAGTCAACCAACCTACCCCCGCCCACCGTCGCCCCCCCGCGCCGGCGAGACGTACAGATATGGAGCTCCGCCTCCGCGCCTCGGCGTCCCCAGCCTCCGCCTCTCCGCGCGGCACGGTGGTCTCCCCCTGCCCCAGGCCGTATCCGCGCCTACCCTCGCGCCCC ATTCAGAAGCGATTGGCCGGCAGCGCCGTCCCCAGACGAGGCCCTGCGGCCCGGAGGCGCCCGTGTTCCACCCTCATGACGGCATCATACAA CACAGGAACTCCGGACCTAGTCGACTTCGACTGGGAGACTCTTGGATTTCAACTGGTCCCGACGGACTTTATGTATATAATGAAATGTTCGTCAGATGGGGTGTTCACCAAGGGTGAATTGGTTCCATATGGGCCAATCGAGCTGAACCCCGCTGCTGCAGTGTTAAATTATGGCCAG GGATTGCTCGAAGGTCTTAGAGCACACAGAAAGGAGGATGGTTCAGTAATTGTTTTTCGCCCCGAGGAAAACGCATTGCGGATGAGGATAGGTGCAGATCGGTTATGCATGCCTGCGCCAAGCGTTGAGCAGTTCCTATCAGGTGTCAAGCAAACTATATTGGCAAACAAGCGTTGG GTACCCCCCACTGGCAAAGGTTCGTTGTATATAAGACCGCTGCTGATTGGAAGTGGAGCCATGCTAGGTGTAGCACCTGCCCCGGAGTATACATTTGTCGTGTATGTTTGCCCAGTTGGTCACTATTTCAAG GATGGCCTGTCTCCAATTAGCTTATTGACTGAGGAAGAATATCACCGTGCTGCACCTGGTGGAACTGGTGATATCAAGACAATTGGAAATTATGCTTCG GTTGTTAGTGCTCAGAGAAGGGCCAAGGAGAAAGGTCATTCTGATGTTCTTTACTTGGATCCCGTGCATAAAAAGTTTGTGGAGGAAGTTTCTTCCTGTAATATATTCATGGTGAAG GATAATGTTATTTCTACTCCACTATTAACGGGAACAATTCTTCCTGGGATCACAAGAAGAAGTATAATCGAAATTGCCCGAAATCTTGGAATTCAG GTCGAAGAGCGCCTTATTGCGATAGATGAGTTGCTTGACGCTGATGAAGTCTTCTGTACAGGGACTGCCGTTGTACTATCACCTGTCGGTTGCATAGTATACCATGGAAGAAG AGTGGAGTATGGGAACGGCAAGGTCGGAGCTGTCTCCCAGCAACTGTATTCGGCACTTACAGCCATCCAGAAAGGCCTCGCAGAGGACAGTATGGGATGGAGTGTGCAATTGAATTAA
- the LOC123427526 gene encoding uncharacterized protein LOC123427526 isoform X2, with translation MLSPNMANKSYKQRNEKVQVGCMSGLLRMFDFRRGQKYLSDGSRRMNTYSVKRNLKGSGDYNRIMAADNDRNHGAEAIYAGRPSIRALMEEEMASGTQPLKPKERNTLGIFSTDIKSLNLPEGSEIDLNLAASLMEIYRSHSESQDSSESAKSGNISYSVDQENNTDAAAPPSRIPCVIQKALEDVAEAVISHQQANAEYITSSGEARSKELVDALQLLSSNKELFLMLLRDPSSRLLQCLQNLYTSLGGPKLEPSEYVEVTKLQGASNGVEQSEVSPNKVRRKHNSFLQEDKLVMRKPSQLNDTSRGLSTIVILKPSPARSQGNLISSSVTSSPLSNHNNLQGQVESGKPPHHFSLRELRRRLRLATMSSSTFQNADPPKQFAVESMSVSSESTDSSDCEIAKEQSIVDKKTNFRDSGIGMGNDATHGVSSFSYEKARKHLIEKLDNQDEDISQILHKSESIGRLISYPEDDAFSPSNSPPEEGISISQEAADSRSQIIEQDDSSTDFSPPSKDQETESTNASSAASKELDDLRTDRGNHLPEEHTISQELTDEDVKNMQDAVDNLQLSTEVETTSERFEQINSDQLSSEEPYPMNALPQDDRSPSAVVGLAKPIMLTFSCLPENADEKEEKLSPHSVLDPSLANSTSPSHKSRKQDELSMPSSRILFEELDTPSQTSQTTVLYDKHERVSFIKSVLEASESLAEGCSERWYMDVLMLETSVLAEIGMSYCLTDDVVLLFDCVEEVLLKISDNFFGADPWVAFLKNNVRPAPLGMELVKEVAKCIDCLVDDTEAPKALDEVVMKDLEGGPWMDLRCDAEDAVIDVWDGMLDDLLEEMVFDLWF, from the exons ATGTTGTCCCCCAACATGGCAAACAAAAGTTACAAACAGCGGAACGAGAAGGTTCAGGTTGGTTGTATGTCGGGGCTGCTCCGCATGTTCGACTTCCGTCGTGGTCAAAAATATCTTTCAGATGGGAGCCGGCGGATGAATACATATTCAG TTAAAAGGAATCTAAAAGGCTCTGGAGATTACAATAGAATTATGGCTGCAGAT AATGACAGAAACCATGGGGCTGAAGCAATTTATGCCGGCAGGCCAAGTATTAGAGCACTGAtggaggaggagatggccagTGGCACACAGCCCTTGAAGCCAAAAGAAAGAAACACACTGGGGATATTCTCTACTGATATTAAGTCTCTGAATCTGCCTGAAGGATCTGAGATTGACCTAAACTTGGCTGCGAGTCTCATGGAAATTTACagaagtcacagtgaaagtcaagaCAGTAGCGAGTCGGCTAAATCTGGTAACATTTCTTATTCAGTTGACCAAGAGAACAATACTGATGCTGCTGCACCTCCCAGTCGTATACCCTGTGTTATTCAAAAAGCACTAGAAGATGTGGCTGAAGCGGTAATAAGTCATCAACAAGCGAATGCAGAATACATAACCAGCAGCGGTGAAGCTAGGTCCAAGGAACTGGTTGATGCACTGCAGCTGCTGAGCTCAAACAAAGAGTTGTTTCTGATGCTTCTGCGAGACCCGAGTTCTAGATTGTTACAGTGCCTCCAGAACCTCTATACATCACTAGGAGGTCCCAAGTTAGAACCGTCAGAATATGTTGAAGTAACTAAGCTGCAAGGTGCAAGTAACGGCGTAGAGCAGTCAGAGGTTTCACCAAATAAAGTGCGAAGAAAGCATAATTCTTTCTTGCAAGAGGATAAGTTAGTCATGAGGAAACCATCACAGCTAAACGATACCTCCCGTGGCCTTAGCACAATAGTAATCTTGAAGCCAAGTCCTGCAAGAAGTCAGGGTAACCTTATCTCAAGTAGTGTAACTTCTTCACCACTATCAAATCATAATAATTTGCAAGGTCAGGTTGAAAGCGGCAAGCCTCCTCACCATTTCTCTCTTAGAGAGCTTAGAAGGAGGCTCAGGCTTGCCACCATGAGTAGTAGTACTTTCCAGAATGCTGATCCACCCAAGCAGTTTGCTGTCGAAAGTATGTCGGTAAGTTCAGAAAGTACAGATTCTTCTGACTGTGAGATAGCTAAGGAACAATCCATTGTTGACAAGAAAACAAACTTTAGGGATAGTGGAATTGGCATGGGGAATGATGCCACTCATGGTGTCAGCTCCTTTTCCTATGAAAAGGCTAGGAAGCATCTAATTGAGAAGCTAGACAATCAAGATGAAGACATCTCTCAGATTCTACATAAATCAGAATCCATTGGGAGATTAATTTCATATCCGGAGGATGATGCATTTTCGCCCAGTAATTCCCCTCCAGAGGAGGGGATTAGTATATCTCAGGAAGCTGCAGACTCAAGGTCACAAATAATTGAGCAAGATGACAGTTCAACAGATTTTAGCCCACCAAGCAAAGACCAAGAGACAGAATCGACCAATGCAAGCTCTGCAGCTAGTAAAGAGCTGGATGACCTCAGGACAGATCGTGGCAACCATCTACCGGAGGAGCACACTATTTCTCAGGAGCTAACCGATGAAG ATGTTAAGAACATGCAGGATGCAGTGGACAACCTACAACTCTCTACCGAGGTCGAAACTACAAGTGAAAGATTTGAACAAATAAATTCTGACCAG TTATCTTCCGAAGAACCATATCCCATGAATGCGTTACCACAA GACGATCGCAGTCCATCAGCAGTTGTTGGATTAGCCAAGCCAATCATGTTGACATTCTCTTGCTTGCCAGAGAATGCTGATGAAAAAGAGGAGAAACTGAGCCCACATTCTGTTCTGGATCCTTCCTTGGCAAATAGTACTAGTCCTAGCCATAAAAGTCGAAAGCAAG atgagtTGTCCATGCCTAGCTCAAGAATTCTTTTCGAAGAACTTGACACTCCATCCCAGACCTCGCAGACTACTGTTCTTTATGATAAACATGAAAGGGTTTCCTTCATCAAGTCTGTGCTAGAAGCGTCAGAATCGTTGGCCGAGGGCTGTTCGGAGAGATGGTATATGGATGTGTTGATGCTTGAGACATCTGTATTGGCTGAAATAGGAATGTCATACTGCCTGACAGACGATGTGGTTCTTCTTTTTGATTGCGTTGAGGAAGTTCTTCTCAAGATAAGCGATAATTTCTTCGGGGCTGACCCATGGGTAGCTTTTCTGAAGAACAACGTGAGACCAGCGCCACTGGGAATGGAACTCGTTAAAGAGGTGGCTAAGTGCATTGATTGTCTTGTCGATGATACTGAAGCTCCAAAAGCATTAGATGAGGTGGTGATGAAAGACTTGGAAGGTGGACCGTGGATGGACCTTCGGTGCGATGCTGAAGACGCTGTTATTGATGTGTGGGATGGTATGCTTGATGACTTACTGGAGGAGATGGTATTTGACCTGTGGTTTTGA
- the LOC123427526 gene encoding uncharacterized protein LOC123427526 isoform X1 gives MLSPNMANKSYKQRNEKVQVGCMSGLLRMFDFRRGQKYLSDGSRRMNTYSVKRNLKGSGDYNRIMAADNDRNHGAEAIYAGRPSIRALMEEEMASGTQPLKPKERNTLGIFSTDIKSLNLPEGSEIDLNLAASLMEIYRSHSESQDSSESAKSGNISYSVDQENNTDAAAPPSRIPCVIQKALEDVAEAVISHQQANAEYITSSGEARSKELVDALQLLSSNKELFLMLLRDPSSRLLQCLQNLYTSLGGPKLEPSEYVEVTKLQGASNGVEQSEVSPNKVRRKHNSFLQEDKLVMRKPSQLNDTSRGLSTIVILKPSPARSQGNLISSSVTSSPLSNHNNLQGQVESGKPPHHFSLRELRRRLRLATMSSSTFQNADPPKQFAVESMSVSSESTDSSDCEIAKEQSIVDKKTNFRDSGIGMGNDATHGVSSFSYEKARKHLIEKLDNQDEDISQILHKSESIGRLISYPEDDAFSPSNSPPEEGISISQEAADSRSQIIEQDDSSTDFSPPSKDQETESTNASSAASKELDDLRTDRGNHLPEEHTISQELTDEDVKNMQDAVDNLQLSTEVETTSERFEQINSDQLSSEEPYPMNALPQVTMHSPEHPVEEQDDRSPSAVVGLAKPIMLTFSCLPENADEKEEKLSPHSVLDPSLANSTSPSHKSRKQDELSMPSSRILFEELDTPSQTSQTTVLYDKHERVSFIKSVLEASESLAEGCSERWYMDVLMLETSVLAEIGMSYCLTDDVVLLFDCVEEVLLKISDNFFGADPWVAFLKNNVRPAPLGMELVKEVAKCIDCLVDDTEAPKALDEVVMKDLEGGPWMDLRCDAEDAVIDVWDGMLDDLLEEMVFDLWF, from the exons ATGTTGTCCCCCAACATGGCAAACAAAAGTTACAAACAGCGGAACGAGAAGGTTCAGGTTGGTTGTATGTCGGGGCTGCTCCGCATGTTCGACTTCCGTCGTGGTCAAAAATATCTTTCAGATGGGAGCCGGCGGATGAATACATATTCAG TTAAAAGGAATCTAAAAGGCTCTGGAGATTACAATAGAATTATGGCTGCAGAT AATGACAGAAACCATGGGGCTGAAGCAATTTATGCCGGCAGGCCAAGTATTAGAGCACTGAtggaggaggagatggccagTGGCACACAGCCCTTGAAGCCAAAAGAAAGAAACACACTGGGGATATTCTCTACTGATATTAAGTCTCTGAATCTGCCTGAAGGATCTGAGATTGACCTAAACTTGGCTGCGAGTCTCATGGAAATTTACagaagtcacagtgaaagtcaagaCAGTAGCGAGTCGGCTAAATCTGGTAACATTTCTTATTCAGTTGACCAAGAGAACAATACTGATGCTGCTGCACCTCCCAGTCGTATACCCTGTGTTATTCAAAAAGCACTAGAAGATGTGGCTGAAGCGGTAATAAGTCATCAACAAGCGAATGCAGAATACATAACCAGCAGCGGTGAAGCTAGGTCCAAGGAACTGGTTGATGCACTGCAGCTGCTGAGCTCAAACAAAGAGTTGTTTCTGATGCTTCTGCGAGACCCGAGTTCTAGATTGTTACAGTGCCTCCAGAACCTCTATACATCACTAGGAGGTCCCAAGTTAGAACCGTCAGAATATGTTGAAGTAACTAAGCTGCAAGGTGCAAGTAACGGCGTAGAGCAGTCAGAGGTTTCACCAAATAAAGTGCGAAGAAAGCATAATTCTTTCTTGCAAGAGGATAAGTTAGTCATGAGGAAACCATCACAGCTAAACGATACCTCCCGTGGCCTTAGCACAATAGTAATCTTGAAGCCAAGTCCTGCAAGAAGTCAGGGTAACCTTATCTCAAGTAGTGTAACTTCTTCACCACTATCAAATCATAATAATTTGCAAGGTCAGGTTGAAAGCGGCAAGCCTCCTCACCATTTCTCTCTTAGAGAGCTTAGAAGGAGGCTCAGGCTTGCCACCATGAGTAGTAGTACTTTCCAGAATGCTGATCCACCCAAGCAGTTTGCTGTCGAAAGTATGTCGGTAAGTTCAGAAAGTACAGATTCTTCTGACTGTGAGATAGCTAAGGAACAATCCATTGTTGACAAGAAAACAAACTTTAGGGATAGTGGAATTGGCATGGGGAATGATGCCACTCATGGTGTCAGCTCCTTTTCCTATGAAAAGGCTAGGAAGCATCTAATTGAGAAGCTAGACAATCAAGATGAAGACATCTCTCAGATTCTACATAAATCAGAATCCATTGGGAGATTAATTTCATATCCGGAGGATGATGCATTTTCGCCCAGTAATTCCCCTCCAGAGGAGGGGATTAGTATATCTCAGGAAGCTGCAGACTCAAGGTCACAAATAATTGAGCAAGATGACAGTTCAACAGATTTTAGCCCACCAAGCAAAGACCAAGAGACAGAATCGACCAATGCAAGCTCTGCAGCTAGTAAAGAGCTGGATGACCTCAGGACAGATCGTGGCAACCATCTACCGGAGGAGCACACTATTTCTCAGGAGCTAACCGATGAAG ATGTTAAGAACATGCAGGATGCAGTGGACAACCTACAACTCTCTACCGAGGTCGAAACTACAAGTGAAAGATTTGAACAAATAAATTCTGACCAG TTATCTTCCGAAGAACCATATCCCATGAATGCGTTACCACAAGTGACCATGCATTCTCCTGAACATCCCGTTGAGGAACAGGACGATCGCAGTCCATCAGCAGTTGTTGGATTAGCCAAGCCAATCATGTTGACATTCTCTTGCTTGCCAGAGAATGCTGATGAAAAAGAGGAGAAACTGAGCCCACATTCTGTTCTGGATCCTTCCTTGGCAAATAGTACTAGTCCTAGCCATAAAAGTCGAAAGCAAG atgagtTGTCCATGCCTAGCTCAAGAATTCTTTTCGAAGAACTTGACACTCCATCCCAGACCTCGCAGACTACTGTTCTTTATGATAAACATGAAAGGGTTTCCTTCATCAAGTCTGTGCTAGAAGCGTCAGAATCGTTGGCCGAGGGCTGTTCGGAGAGATGGTATATGGATGTGTTGATGCTTGAGACATCTGTATTGGCTGAAATAGGAATGTCATACTGCCTGACAGACGATGTGGTTCTTCTTTTTGATTGCGTTGAGGAAGTTCTTCTCAAGATAAGCGATAATTTCTTCGGGGCTGACCCATGGGTAGCTTTTCTGAAGAACAACGTGAGACCAGCGCCACTGGGAATGGAACTCGTTAAAGAGGTGGCTAAGTGCATTGATTGTCTTGTCGATGATACTGAAGCTCCAAAAGCATTAGATGAGGTGGTGATGAAAGACTTGGAAGGTGGACCGTGGATGGACCTTCGGTGCGATGCTGAAGACGCTGTTATTGATGTGTGGGATGGTATGCTTGATGACTTACTGGAGGAGATGGTATTTGACCTGTGGTTTTGA
- the LOC123427527 gene encoding rop guanine nucleotide exchange factor 3-like, with translation MFLLLRHPLCPPLRHHHRYPIPIPIPSCPGSIARRAPSRRTPHAPPRALRACTERPVVLVDGACAGIGMDTPTSSTWEEGSQSDYADLDDDDMPMERQRGGVLRALNLRRDDEDDDVSSECSGELGSPYGSPYPRWPVCKLAARLPPPAPLLQRLGAEPRDRKAGCTELQLMKERFSKLLLGEDMSGGGKGVSTAAAISNAITNLYATVFGSCHRLEPLPVEKKSMWRREMDCLLSVCDYIVEFFPSKDILPDGTTREVMATRPRSDIYVNLPALEKLDDMLLEILDGFQKTEFWYLNDKAHKDSCDDSAPCRPASHRGEERWWLPVPCVTKSGLTESARRDLQQKHDCASQIHKAAMAINNGILAEIKIPESYTQTLPKCGRASVGDALYRGMSFPGKFSPEYLLDCLEISSEHEALEAADRVEAAMHVWRRKADHGHARSPWGAVKDLMESDKNVMLASRAEDTLLCLKHRFPGLSQTTLDASKIQHNKDVGQAVLESYSRVLESLAYTIVTCIDDVLFADESARKI, from the exons ATGTTCCTACTCCTACGCCACCCGCTTTGTCCTCCACTGCGCCACCACCATCGCTATCCCATTCCCATTCCCATTCCTTCCTGCCCGGGCTCGATCGCTCGGCGCGCACCATCACGACGCACGCCGCACGCGCCGCCCAGAGCTCTGCGTGCGTGTACAGAGCGGCCGGTGGTGCTGGTCGACGGTGCATGCGCGGGGATAGGCATGGACACGCCGACGTCGTCGACGTGGGAGGAGGGCTCGCAGTCCGACTACGCCGACCTCGACGACGATGACATGCCCATGGAGCGGCAGCGGGGCGGCGTACTGCGAGCGCTCAACCTCCGccgcgacgacgaggacgacgacgtctCGTCCGAGTGCAGCGGGGAGCTCGGGAGCCCGTACGGGTCGCCGTACCCGCGCTGGCCGGTCTGCAAGCTGGCAGCGCGGttgccgccgccggcgccgctgCTGCAAAGGCTCGGCGCGGAGCCGCGCGACCGCAAGGCCGGATGCACCG AGTTGCAGCTGATGAAGGAGAGGTTCTCCAAGCTCCTCCTCGGCGAGGACATGTCCGGCGGCGGCAAGGGtgtctccaccgccgccgccatctcCAATGCCATCACTAACCTATACG CGACCGTTTTCGGGAGCTGCCACCGGCTGGAGCCCCTGCCGGTGGAGAAGAAGTCGATGTGGCGGCGGGAGATGGACTGCCTGCTCTCGGTCTGCGACTACATCGTCGAGTTCTTCCCGTCCAAGGACATCCTGCCCGACGGCACGACCCGAGAGGTGATGGCGACCAGGCCGAGATCCGACATCTACGTCAACCTCCCGGCGCTCGAGAAGCTCGACGACATGCTGCTC GAGATCCTGGACGGCTTCCAGAAGACGGAATTCTGGTACCTCAACGACAAGGCGCACAAGGACAGCTGCGACGACTCGGCGCCCTGCCGTCCGGCGAGCCACCGCGGCGAGGAGAGGTGGTGGCTGCCGGTGCCTTGCGTGACAAAGTCCGGGCTGACGGAGTCGGCCCGGCGGGACCTGCAGCAGAAGCATGACTGCGCGAGCCAGATCCACAAGGCGGCCATGGCCATCAACAACGGCATCCTCGCGGAGATCAAGATTCCGGAATCATACACGCAGACGCTTCCCAAG TGCGGGCGGGCGAGCGTGGGCGACGCGCTCTACCGGGGCATGTCGTTCCCGGGCAAGTTCTCGCCGGAGTACCTGCTGGACTGCCTGGAGATATCGTCGGAGCACGAGGCGCTGGAGGCGGCGGACCGCGTGGAGGCGGCGATGCACGTGTGGCGGCGCAAGGCGGACCACGGCCACGCGAGGTCGCCGTGGGGCGCCGTCAAGGACCTCATGGAGTCGGACAAGAACGTGATGCTGGCGAGCAGGGCCGAGGACACCCTGCTCTGCCTCAAACACCGCTTCCCCGGCCTCTCCCAGACCACGCTCGACGCGAGCAAGATACAGCATAACAAG GACGTCGGGCAGGCCGTCCTGGAGAGCTACTCCAGAGTGCTGGAGAGCCTGGCGTACACCATAGTGACATGTATAGACGACGTTCTTTTCGCCGACGAATCGGCGAGGAAGATCTGA